In Acidimicrobiia bacterium, the genomic stretch CGTCGGGCAGCACCACGTCGAACACCGACACGCGATCGCTCGCGACCATCAACAGACGGTCGTGCGCGACCTCGTAGAGCTCGCGCACCTTGCCGGTGTACACGTGCTTCAGGGCCGAATCGGTCACAGCGAGTCCTCGGGGGGGTCGGACGCGTCGAGGGCGTGGAAGAAGCGGCCGATGTTCGCGACCGCGTGGTCGAGGTCGAAGCAGGCGGCGAGCGCCTTGTCGTCGAGCGCAGCGTTCACCTCGGGATCGGCGACGAGCAGATCGTGGAACGCGCGCCGCTCCTCCCATGCCGTCATCGCGTTGCGTTGCACGATGCGGTACGCGGCGTCGCGGCTCATGCCGCTGCCGACGAGCGCGAGCAGCACGGGCTGGCTGAACACGAGACCGAACGACGCGTCGAGATTCTCGAGCATGCGCGCCGGGTGAACCTTCATCCCGCTGACGACATTCGTGAGTGTGGTCACGACGTAGTGCGCGAGCAGCATCGAGTCCGGGAGGATGATGCGCTCGACCGAAGAGTGCGAGATGTCGCGCTCGTGCCAGAGCGCGACGTCTTCGAGCGCGGCCTGGAGGTTCGAGCGCAGCACGCGCGCGAGCCCGCAGAGTTGCTCGCACTTGACGGGATTGCGCTTGTGCGGCATCGCGCTCGAGCCCTTCTGCCCGGCGCGGAACGGCTCCTCGACCTCGCCGACCTCCGTGCGCTGGAGGTGACGGATCTCGAGCGCGCACGACTCGACGGTCGCGCCGATCGACGCGCACGTGTACAGCAGCTCGGCGTGGCGGTCCCGCGCGATCACCTGCGTCGACGGCACGGGAGTGAGCCCGAGCGCCGCGCACACATGCGCTTCAACCGCAGGATCGACGTTCGAGTACGTG encodes the following:
- the purB gene encoding adenylosuccinate lyase, which produces MIPRYSRPEMAALFGDEAKFGSWLEVEILACEAWAELGVVPRDDARAIRERGAFTVDAINEREKVTDHDVAAFVDVVQESVGFPAGSWVHYGLTSMDVIDTALCSQLTKACDLLLGALDALDEIVTARAHEFRDTAMVGRTHGIHAEPTTFGAKLVLWALQIRRDRERLRHARKNIAVGKLSGAVGTYSNVDPAVEAHVCAALGLTPVPSTQVIARDRHAELLYTCASIGATVESCALEIRHLQRTEVGEVEEPFRAGQKGSSAMPHKRNPVKCEQLCGLARVLRSNLQAALEDVALWHERDISHSSVERIILPDSMLLAHYVVTTLTNVVSGMKVHPARMLENLDASFGLVFSQPVLLALVGSGMSRDAAYRIVQRNAMTAWEERRAFHDLLVADPEVNAALDDKALAACFDLDHAVANIGRFFHALDASDPPEDSL